A portion of the Kineococcus endophyticus genome contains these proteins:
- a CDS encoding SRPBCC family protein produces MSAHAVVRQVLPVPAAVAFDVVHDYPHRLAWDTLLREAFTVDGASPARGVEAVCRARWSLGGLSFRTRYVTFRRPDLAAVTLTSRSPFFAVWAASMRHRDLDDGRSSEVVYTLTFTGAPAVLRRPVEFVALRAFRWETSRRLRALAAHLRQFPTG; encoded by the coding sequence GTGAGCGCGCACGCGGTCGTCCGCCAGGTCCTGCCCGTACCCGCCGCGGTCGCCTTCGACGTGGTCCACGACTACCCCCACCGGCTGGCGTGGGACACGTTGCTGCGCGAAGCGTTCACCGTCGACGGCGCGTCACCCGCCCGCGGCGTGGAAGCCGTGTGCCGGGCGCGCTGGTCGCTCGGGGGGCTGTCCTTCCGCACCCGGTACGTGACGTTCCGCCGTCCCGACCTCGCCGCGGTGACGCTCACCTCGCGGTCGCCGTTCTTCGCGGTGTGGGCGGCCTCGATGCGCCACCGCGACCTCGACGACGGTCGCAGCAGCGAGGTGGTCTACACGCTCACCTTCACGGGCGCGCCGGCGGTGTTGCGCCGCCCCGTGGAGTTCGTGGCCCTGCGGGCGTTCCGGTGGGAGACCAGCCGCCGGTTGCGAGCTCTCGCCGCGCACCTGAGGCAGTTCCCGACGGGGTGA
- a CDS encoding helix-turn-helix domain-containing protein, whose product MTAPTPAPPGDPGALVGTAVRTRRTAAGLSVAELARRAQVSGPFVSQLESGRSSVSIPVLYRLASALDCAANDLLPPTDGSRRTTRAGEGPRYRVSEDDESRPSQRSRLLTRAGEGVLLEAHHYVIHPGEAEQDWFSQPGEVFVHVLRGALSVEFADGSSYDLDAGDSLHHEGEVPHRWVVRNGSGDDDGLVEALAVVTASKKP is encoded by the coding sequence GTGACCGCCCCCACGCCCGCGCCGCCCGGTGATCCGGGAGCACTGGTCGGCACCGCAGTCCGCACACGCCGCACGGCTGCCGGTCTCTCGGTGGCCGAGCTGGCTCGCCGCGCGCAGGTGAGCGGGCCGTTCGTCAGCCAACTCGAGAGCGGTCGCTCGTCGGTCAGCATCCCGGTGCTGTACCGCTTGGCGTCGGCGCTGGACTGCGCCGCCAACGACCTCCTGCCGCCCACGGACGGCTCGCGCCGCACCACGCGTGCGGGAGAAGGACCCCGCTACCGGGTGAGCGAGGACGACGAGAGCCGGCCCTCGCAACGGTCTCGACTGCTCACGCGGGCCGGGGAAGGGGTGCTGCTGGAGGCCCACCACTACGTCATCCACCCCGGCGAGGCCGAGCAGGACTGGTTCTCCCAGCCGGGAGAGGTGTTCGTGCACGTGCTGCGAGGAGCCCTGAGCGTGGAGTTCGCCGACGGCAGCAGCTACGACCTCGACGCTGGCGACTCCCTGCACCACGAGGGCGAGGTGCCTCACCGGTGGGTGGTTCGCAACGGCTCTGGTGACGACGACGGCCTGGTCGAGGCCCTCGCCGTCGTCACCGCCTCGAAGAAGCCGTAA
- a CDS encoding isopenicillin N synthase family dioxygenase, with protein sequence MNAPFEVPVVDISPYVRGGTDAERAVTADAMDTACRTVGFVQVVGHAVPDEAAADLASAVDDFFALPLETKKQLCAPKGVNRGYTPPKSENLSLSLGLQAADRMNDFFEAFNTGAAVADYPDASVPLDPALYPENLWPAESLVPGFRQRVQTWEAQAGRVARTLTAVFADALGLEPDWFRGVTGHSLDVLRMNNYALPPGTVDLDGDLTGMGEHTDYGIVTVLWADQVPGLQVLGRDGHWHDVVPADGALLVNLGDAMARWTNERWMSTLHRVKPPVVDGSIQRRRSVAFFHDGDVDAVVTALPGTVEDGEEPLYPPVTIGEHISAKLAGSRDLQENTDAVREAARVLASAR encoded by the coding sequence ATGAACGCACCCTTCGAGGTCCCCGTCGTCGACATCTCTCCCTACGTCCGTGGCGGCACCGACGCCGAGCGCGCCGTGACGGCCGACGCCATGGACACCGCCTGCCGCACCGTCGGCTTCGTGCAGGTGGTGGGCCACGCGGTGCCGGACGAGGCAGCAGCCGACCTGGCCAGCGCCGTCGACGACTTCTTCGCACTGCCACTGGAGACCAAGAAGCAGTTGTGCGCCCCGAAGGGGGTCAACCGCGGCTACACACCACCGAAGAGCGAGAACTTGTCGCTGTCGCTGGGTCTCCAGGCGGCCGACCGCATGAACGACTTCTTCGAGGCGTTCAACACCGGAGCCGCCGTCGCCGACTACCCCGACGCCTCCGTGCCCCTGGACCCGGCGCTCTACCCGGAGAACCTGTGGCCTGCCGAGTCGCTGGTCCCCGGCTTCCGGCAGCGCGTCCAGACGTGGGAGGCCCAGGCCGGCCGCGTCGCTCGCACCCTGACCGCCGTCTTCGCCGACGCCCTCGGCCTGGAGCCGGACTGGTTCCGTGGAGTGACGGGACACAGCCTCGACGTGCTGCGCATGAACAACTACGCGCTGCCGCCGGGCACCGTCGATCTCGACGGGGACCTGACCGGCATGGGTGAGCACACCGACTACGGCATCGTCACGGTGCTGTGGGCGGACCAGGTCCCGGGCCTGCAGGTGCTGGGACGCGACGGACACTGGCACGACGTCGTGCCCGCCGACGGTGCGCTGCTGGTCAACCTCGGAGACGCCATGGCGCGCTGGACCAACGAGCGCTGGATGTCGACGCTGCACCGCGTGAAACCCCCCGTCGTGGACGGTTCCATCCAGCGGCGCCGGTCCGTGGCCTTCTTCCACGACGGCGACGTCGACGCCGTCGTCACCGCGCTGCCGGGAACGGTCGAGGACGGTGAGGAACCGCTGTACCCGCCAGTCACCATCGGGGAGCACATCTCCGCGAAGCTGGCGGGCTCTCGCGACCTGCAGGAGAACACCGACGCGGTGCGCGAGGCCGCCCGGGTCCTGGCCTCCGCGCGCTGA
- a CDS encoding phosphotransferase family protein, translated as MSSAGGGMDRPDPVLAQLRALGHPGAHWLGAGMEADVYALDENTVARLPRSGTTTGPLDRLLEELSGRGLPFAVPATLGRFALPDGRVLQRQPWLRGRSIGDFHDPSTGYLDVRAEEVLVELLSALHTLGGQQPVAAPELPLLGGRARTTAQNWSTPLQQLLAGRGRGSVDLLRSHVDGVDDLRSACSAFLEARQDVVTSLQHGDICPENVLVDDDCRLSSVLDWGFLTMPADPVLEMATTSSFFDMYGPHALRTDRRLTDLFVEAFSVDRADVLRYKAVYALVGADAYSSDADGHFLWCAALLGRADVRAAVLGWV; from the coding sequence GTGAGCTCCGCGGGCGGCGGGATGGACAGGCCCGACCCGGTGCTCGCCCAGTTGCGGGCCCTCGGCCACCCTGGTGCGCACTGGCTCGGGGCAGGCATGGAGGCCGACGTCTACGCCCTCGACGAGAACACCGTCGCACGGCTTCCCCGATCCGGGACGACCACCGGGCCCCTGGACCGACTGCTCGAGGAACTGAGCGGACGTGGTCTCCCATTCGCCGTCCCGGCGACGCTCGGGCGGTTCGCACTGCCCGACGGCCGTGTCCTGCAGCGGCAACCGTGGCTGCGCGGGCGGAGCATCGGCGACTTCCACGACCCGTCCACCGGGTACCTCGACGTGCGCGCCGAGGAGGTGCTGGTCGAACTGCTGAGCGCGCTGCACACGCTCGGTGGACAGCAGCCGGTCGCGGCGCCGGAACTGCCTCTGCTGGGTGGCAGAGCGAGGACCACCGCGCAGAACTGGTCGACGCCCTTGCAGCAGTTGCTCGCGGGCCGCGGCCGGGGTTCGGTCGACCTTCTGCGCTCGCACGTCGACGGTGTCGACGACCTGCGCTCGGCCTGCAGTGCCTTCCTGGAGGCGCGGCAGGACGTCGTGACCTCGCTGCAGCACGGGGACATCTGCCCGGAGAACGTCCTGGTGGACGACGACTGCCGCCTCAGCTCCGTGCTGGACTGGGGTTTCCTGACCATGCCGGCGGACCCCGTGCTCGAGATGGCCACGACGTCGAGCTTCTTCGACATGTACGGGCCGCACGCCCTGCGCACGGACCGGCGCCTGACCGACCTCTTCGTCGAGGCGTTCAGTGTCGACCGGGCGGACGTCCTGCGGTACAAGGCGGTGTACGCCCTCGTCGGCGCCGACGCCTACAGCTCCGACGCGGACGGCCACTTCCTCTGGTGCGCCGCCCTCCTGGGGCGGGCCGACGTCCGTGCTGCCGTCCTCGGGTGGGTCTGA
- a CDS encoding cysteine hydrolase family protein → MTDPWLVLVDLQRIFGAPDSPWAAPRFDAAAAACARLAERFAPRVVLTRFVAPERPTGAWGPYYEQFPFALVPADDPLYDLVDPFAGNGFEVVTRTTFGKWGPELAALTGGAPLVVGGVSTDCCVLSTVLPAADDGVGVTVVADACAGASDADHARALDAMRLYAPLLEVVDSLP, encoded by the coding sequence GTGACCGACCCGTGGCTCGTCCTCGTCGACCTGCAGCGCATCTTCGGCGCCCCGGACAGCCCGTGGGCCGCCCCCCGCTTCGACGCCGCGGCCGCGGCCTGCGCCCGGCTCGCCGAGCGCTTCGCCCCGCGCGTCGTGCTGACCCGCTTCGTCGCCCCCGAGCGGCCGACCGGTGCCTGGGGTCCGTACTACGAGCAGTTCCCCTTCGCCCTCGTCCCGGCCGACGACCCGCTGTACGACCTCGTCGACCCGTTCGCGGGCAACGGGTTCGAGGTCGTCACACGGACGACGTTCGGCAAGTGGGGACCGGAGCTGGCGGCCCTGACCGGCGGCGCACCGCTCGTCGTCGGCGGCGTGTCGACGGACTGCTGCGTCCTGTCGACCGTGCTGCCCGCGGCGGACGACGGTGTCGGGGTCACGGTCGTCGCCGACGCCTGCGCGGGGGCGAGCGACGCCGACCACGCCCGCGCCCTCGACGCGATGCGGCTCTACGCGCCGCTGCTGGAGGTCGTCGACTCACTCCCGTGA
- a CDS encoding RidA family protein — MSTRRLISSGGPWEAVVGYSRAVRVGDHVSVAGTTAATPDGPAGGDDLAEQTRVCLTRIRAALLEAGATLEDVVRTRMFVTDISRWEEVGRVHGEFLGHVRPAATMVEVSALIDPRLLVEIEADAVIVR; from the coding sequence GTGAGCACTCGGCGATTGATCTCCAGCGGCGGACCGTGGGAAGCGGTCGTCGGCTACTCCCGCGCCGTCCGCGTCGGCGACCACGTGAGCGTGGCCGGCACGACCGCCGCCACCCCCGACGGCCCGGCGGGCGGGGACGACCTCGCCGAGCAGACGCGCGTGTGCCTGACGCGCATCCGCGCCGCCCTGCTCGAGGCGGGCGCGACCCTCGAGGACGTCGTGCGCACGCGCATGTTCGTCACCGACATCTCCCGCTGGGAAGAGGTGGGTCGTGTGCACGGCGAGTTCCTCGGGCACGTCCGGCCGGCCGCGACCATGGTCGAGGTGAGCGCCCTCATCGACCCGCGGTTGCTCGTCGAGATCGAGGCGGACGCGGTCATCGTGCGCTGA
- a CDS encoding MFS transporter, translating into MSSTPAAATAAPDRSALWRPRVAVVGLFLLTGLALATWVVNIPGVQERLGISHGVLGGLLLLLGAGSVVAMQASGPLVDRVGSRPVAAVGAVLLVVGVLLPGLATVPWHLGAALFVLGLGNGAVDVAMNEQAVVVERAWGRPIMSSFHAFFSVGGALGAGLGAVLQAAGLALLPTLAVGAVVVAVLALVSLPFVLTRSTGSADPAPENPAAVPTAPRPTGRLLALALMAFLLMLAEGTANDWSALQAVEDLGRSAASASLAYAAFAVAMTAGRFAADPVAHRFGPVSVVRVGSALAAVGMLVVVLSPTAGGFPLTLPGWVVFGLGLSGIVPQIFTAAGNLGVANPGVTISRVVSAGYVGLLAGPAVIGWLAGGVGLTTALVLPLVFCGVGIALAGAVAPRAADRGGVVG; encoded by the coding sequence ATGTCTTCGACGCCCGCCGCCGCCACGGCGGCCCCCGATCGTTCCGCGCTGTGGCGCCCCCGCGTCGCCGTGGTCGGTCTGTTCCTCCTGACGGGTCTCGCCCTCGCCACGTGGGTGGTCAACATCCCCGGGGTCCAGGAACGCCTGGGCATCTCGCACGGCGTCCTCGGGGGTCTGCTGCTCCTGCTCGGCGCCGGGTCGGTCGTCGCGATGCAGGCCAGTGGGCCGCTCGTGGACCGGGTCGGGAGCCGGCCCGTGGCGGCGGTCGGGGCCGTCCTGCTGGTCGTCGGCGTGCTGCTGCCGGGGCTGGCCACAGTTCCCTGGCACCTGGGTGCCGCACTGTTCGTGCTGGGGTTGGGCAACGGCGCCGTCGACGTCGCCATGAACGAGCAGGCCGTCGTCGTCGAGCGGGCGTGGGGCCGCCCGATCATGTCCAGCTTCCACGCGTTCTTCTCGGTCGGTGGCGCGCTCGGCGCGGGCCTGGGAGCCGTGCTGCAGGCGGCGGGTCTCGCGCTGCTGCCCACGCTCGCCGTCGGGGCGGTCGTGGTCGCGGTGCTCGCGCTCGTCAGCCTGCCCTTCGTCCTCACCCGCAGCACCGGGTCCGCAGACCCGGCCCCCGAGAACCCCGCCGCGGTGCCGACGGCTCCCCGTCCCACCGGGCGGCTCCTCGCCCTCGCGCTCATGGCGTTCCTGCTCATGCTCGCCGAGGGCACGGCGAACGACTGGAGCGCCCTGCAGGCGGTGGAGGACCTGGGGCGCTCGGCCGCCTCGGCCTCGCTGGCCTACGCGGCCTTCGCGGTGGCGATGACGGCCGGGCGGTTCGCCGCCGACCCCGTCGCCCACCGGTTCGGCCCCGTGAGCGTCGTGCGGGTGGGGTCGGCGCTCGCGGCCGTCGGCATGCTCGTCGTCGTCCTCAGCCCCACCGCCGGGGGTTTTCCGCTGACGTTGCCGGGCTGGGTCGTGTTCGGGCTCGGGTTGTCCGGGATCGTGCCGCAGATCTTCACGGCGGCGGGAAACCTCGGCGTCGCGAACCCGGGCGTCACCATCTCCCGGGTGGTGAGCGCCGGGTACGTCGGGCTGCTCGCCGGTCCCGCCGTGATCGGTTGGCTCGCCGGTGGCGTCGGGTTGACGACGGCCCTCGTCCTCCCGCTGGTGTTCTGCGGCGTCGGGATCGCGCTCGCGGGGGCCGTCGCCCCGCGGGCCGCCGACCGGGGCGGCGTCGTGGGGTGA
- a CDS encoding methyl-accepting chemotaxis protein yields MPRPTTQPFHPTSPLTSEPVSQSATRSGSMRLRDWPVGRKLTAGFAAMGVLMLAVGGTGVLELGKAQDRLEAMYATSVVSVADLGQAQASFIRVTKDLSGYALAVDDAGRAKAAEAEAADDKALDAEWAAYLRTDPAQTPAQLQSFQGDLTAFRAARDAILPLAASGNYAALATQRAATTVPLDQKVNAELTEMVGRENADARALQVSGAADYHRALILIAALIAVALVAAVVIGTVISRGIAGPLSAVVTVVRGLAEGRLDQRVGLDQRDEIGQVAAALDASTERLGDVMAQVVGSATTLAASSEELTVVATQMSAGAEESAAQAQVVSGATEEITANIGTVAAAGEQMSAAIREISASTADASGVAATAVATAASADETLTRLAASSEEIGQVVKLITSIAGQTNLLALNATIEAARAGEAGRGFAVVAGEVKELAMQTARATEEITSRVAATQSDAAAATAAIAQISEVIARIDGLQGTIAAAVEEQSATTAEMVRNVTEVSGGAQEISLNMTGIAGGAQQSATSAQHTASTSQDVSRVAADLNQLVAGFRY; encoded by the coding sequence ATGCCCCGCCCGACGACCCAGCCCTTCCACCCGACATCCCCGCTGACGTCCGAACCGGTGTCCCAGTCGGCGACTCGCAGCGGTTCGATGCGCCTGCGCGACTGGCCGGTGGGTCGCAAGCTGACCGCCGGCTTCGCTGCGATGGGGGTGTTGATGCTGGCCGTCGGGGGGACCGGGGTGCTGGAACTGGGGAAGGCGCAGGACCGGTTGGAGGCGATGTACGCCACCAGTGTCGTCTCGGTCGCCGACCTGGGGCAGGCCCAGGCCTCCTTCATCCGGGTCACCAAGGACCTCAGCGGCTACGCCCTGGCCGTCGACGACGCCGGCCGGGCCAAGGCCGCCGAGGCGGAAGCCGCTGACGACAAGGCCCTGGACGCCGAGTGGGCGGCCTACCTGCGCACCGACCCGGCGCAGACCCCGGCACAACTGCAGAGCTTCCAGGGCGACCTGACCGCCTTCCGCGCCGCGCGCGACGCGATCTTGCCGCTGGCCGCCTCGGGGAACTACGCCGCACTGGCCACCCAGCGCGCGGCCACGACCGTGCCGCTGGACCAGAAGGTCAACGCCGAGTTGACCGAGATGGTCGGGCGGGAGAACGCCGACGCCCGGGCCCTGCAGGTCAGCGGTGCCGCGGACTACCACCGAGCGCTGATCCTGATCGCTGCTCTCATCGCCGTCGCCCTGGTGGCCGCGGTCGTCATCGGGACCGTCATCTCCCGGGGCATCGCGGGGCCGCTCAGCGCGGTGGTGACCGTTGTCCGTGGACTGGCCGAGGGACGGCTGGACCAGCGGGTCGGTCTGGACCAGCGCGATGAGATCGGGCAGGTGGCCGCCGCCCTGGACGCCTCCACCGAACGCCTGGGTGACGTGATGGCTCAGGTCGTCGGCAGCGCGACGACGCTGGCCGCCTCCTCGGAGGAGCTCACCGTCGTGGCCACCCAGATGTCGGCCGGGGCCGAGGAGTCCGCGGCGCAGGCGCAGGTCGTCTCGGGGGCGACGGAGGAGATCACCGCGAACATCGGGACGGTCGCGGCGGCCGGGGAGCAGATGAGCGCCGCCATCCGGGAGATCTCCGCCTCCACCGCGGACGCCTCGGGTGTGGCCGCCACGGCGGTGGCCACCGCCGCGTCGGCGGACGAGACGCTGACGCGACTGGCGGCCTCCAGCGAGGAGATCGGTCAGGTCGTCAAGCTGATCACCTCGATCGCGGGGCAGACGAACCTCCTGGCGCTGAACGCGACCATCGAGGCCGCCCGGGCCGGGGAGGCCGGGCGCGGGTTCGCGGTGGTGGCCGGTGAGGTGAAGGAGTTGGCGATGCAGACGGCGCGGGCGACGGAGGAGATCACCTCCCGGGTGGCGGCGACGCAGTCCGACGCGGCGGCCGCGACCGCGGCGATCGCGCAGATCTCCGAGGTCATCGCCCGCATCGACGGGTTGCAGGGGACGATCGCGGCGGCGGTGGAGGAGCAGTCGGCCACCACGGCCGAGATGGTCCGCAACGTCACCGAGGTGTCGGGGGGCGCTCAGGAGATCTCGCTGAACATGACCGGGATCGCCGGGGGCGCCCAGCAGTCCGCGACGTCGGCGCAGCACACGGCCAGCACCAGCCAGGACGTGTCGCGGGTCGCGGCGGACCTGAACCAGCTGGTCGCCGGCTTCCGGTACTAG
- a CDS encoding putative bifunctional diguanylate cyclase/phosphodiesterase, which yields MDSPAQRRLLEQAPRTLVLFCAVTAVTAITSQVLHPTATLLTSSLGGPVPTASLVGRGVGRVLMFAAAAVVLSWRARVLGPESRVWRYFAAAAWVATAAAAGAGVLDLLSLCGSSGAAGGGGLLLGLGVLGACPLLYQGLVRWNRRGTLMSEPGDWLNGVGAVFTLTAIGNLLLPALSSPIAQWPLWQEQLWLLRTSAEIVLLGSTGTVLHLGGLVRDARAWALLLSFGLVVVIDLAAVHDVAAAAGNGRFSEVGWTLAIAVLAVAAVVRTDPPSSRPATTTAPTTGAFVVLLASIAVLAAAGLTSGGFPDHGVHAAAVAGALGAVSVAVRGVQLVRLLADLVTSRHEALTDDLTGLANRRALDRALASALSDPPSDDVAPEGPVTLMLIDLDGFKDVNDRFGHAVGDELLRRAGALFETLSPPQSVCARLGGDEFAIVLSDTSTQTSSEVAQALFTSLAEASAEPVLIESRRLVVRASVGVATAAPGHAPEQLLRHADAAMYRAKSAGGARLCVHDEAAALADEQRAQLVEELKVLLHSPDAADDLEAGRVVVHYQPQLSAAGHVAGTEALVRWDNPRLGLLTPDRFLDLVEEHALMPDLTAQVVWLAVHQAKRWQHDGHDLRMSVNLSASCLSHPRLLVMVDDVLAETGLDPANLVVEVTETSLMADPQESIARLRDLAARGVDISIDDYGSGYSSLAYLHDLPATELKLDRSLTEQVTTNPRTADIVAGTVALAHRLGLRVIAEGVEDTATLAQLHALGCDETQGYLHARPMSADACHAWLTTAGTTRPVELAADAR from the coding sequence GTGGACTCTCCGGCACAGCGCCGCCTGCTCGAGCAGGCACCGCGGACACTGGTGCTGTTCTGCGCGGTGACGGCGGTCACCGCCATCACCAGCCAGGTGCTCCACCCGACGGCGACGCTGCTGACATCGTCCCTCGGGGGGCCGGTCCCCACGGCTTCGCTGGTCGGGCGGGGAGTGGGCCGGGTCCTGATGTTCGCGGCCGCAGCCGTGGTCCTGTCGTGGCGAGCCCGGGTGCTGGGACCGGAAAGCCGTGTGTGGCGCTACTTCGCCGCCGCTGCCTGGGTGGCCACCGCTGCCGCTGCCGGGGCCGGCGTCCTCGACCTGCTCTCCCTGTGCGGTTCCTCGGGCGCCGCCGGCGGCGGCGGGCTGCTCCTGGGGCTGGGCGTCCTGGGTGCGTGCCCACTGCTCTACCAGGGGCTCGTGCGCTGGAACCGTCGCGGAACGCTGATGTCCGAGCCCGGCGACTGGCTCAACGGGGTCGGCGCCGTCTTCACCCTGACCGCCATCGGCAACCTCCTCCTGCCCGCACTCAGCTCCCCGATCGCGCAGTGGCCCCTGTGGCAGGAGCAGTTGTGGCTGCTGCGGACGTCGGCGGAGATCGTGCTGCTGGGCAGCACCGGCACGGTCCTGCACCTCGGCGGCCTGGTGCGCGATGCGCGGGCGTGGGCTCTGCTGCTCTCCTTCGGCCTCGTGGTGGTCATCGACCTGGCTGCCGTGCACGACGTCGCCGCCGCGGCGGGCAACGGCCGGTTCTCCGAGGTGGGCTGGACGCTCGCCATCGCGGTGCTGGCGGTGGCCGCCGTGGTCCGCACCGACCCGCCGTCGTCGCGGCCGGCCACCACCACGGCCCCCACCACCGGTGCCTTCGTCGTCCTGCTGGCCTCCATCGCCGTGCTCGCAGCAGCGGGGCTCACCAGCGGCGGCTTCCCTGACCACGGGGTGCACGCCGCCGCGGTCGCCGGCGCCCTCGGGGCGGTGAGCGTCGCGGTGCGCGGGGTGCAACTCGTGCGTCTGCTGGCTGACCTGGTCACGAGCCGCCACGAGGCCCTCACCGACGACCTCACCGGGCTGGCCAACCGACGCGCCCTGGACCGTGCGCTGGCGAGTGCTCTCAGCGACCCGCCCAGCGACGACGTCGCCCCGGAGGGCCCCGTCACCCTGATGCTCATCGACCTCGACGGCTTCAAGGACGTCAACGACCGCTTCGGCCACGCCGTCGGCGATGAACTCCTGCGCCGGGCCGGTGCCCTCTTCGAGACGTTGAGCCCACCGCAGTCGGTGTGCGCCCGCCTCGGGGGCGACGAGTTCGCCATCGTGCTGTCCGACACTTCCACGCAAACCTCCTCCGAGGTGGCGCAGGCCCTGTTCACCAGCCTGGCCGAGGCGAGTGCCGAGCCCGTCCTCATCGAAAGCCGGCGACTGGTGGTCCGCGCCAGCGTCGGTGTGGCCACGGCCGCCCCGGGGCATGCCCCGGAGCAACTGCTCCGCCACGCCGACGCGGCCATGTACCGCGCCAAGTCCGCCGGCGGAGCCCGACTCTGCGTGCACGACGAGGCTGCGGCCCTGGCCGACGAGCAGCGGGCCCAGCTGGTCGAGGAGCTGAAGGTCCTGCTGCACTCCCCCGACGCCGCCGACGACCTCGAGGCCGGCCGCGTCGTGGTGCACTACCAACCGCAACTGAGCGCTGCCGGGCACGTCGCCGGAACCGAGGCCCTCGTCCGCTGGGACAACCCGCGCCTGGGTCTGCTGACCCCCGACCGCTTCCTGGACCTCGTCGAGGAACACGCCCTGATGCCCGACCTGACCGCCCAGGTGGTCTGGCTTGCCGTCCACCAGGCGAAGCGCTGGCAGCACGACGGTCACGACCTGCGGATGTCCGTCAACCTGTCCGCCTCGTGCCTGTCCCACCCCCGACTCCTGGTCATGGTCGACGACGTGCTCGCCGAGACCGGGCTCGACCCCGCCAACCTCGTCGTGGAGGTGACCGAGACCTCCCTCATGGCAGACCCCCAGGAGTCCATCGCCCGGTTGCGCGACCTGGCCGCACGCGGAGTCGACATCAGCATCGACGACTACGGCAGTGGCTACTCGTCCCTGGCCTACCTGCACGACCTGCCGGCCACCGAGCTGAAGCTGGACCGTTCCCTGACCGAGCAGGTCACCACCAACCCCCGCACCGCGGACATCGTCGCCGGCACCGTCGCACTGGCGCACCGGTTGGGCCTGCGCGTCATCGCCGAAGGCGTGGAGGACACCGCGACGCTCGCCCAGCTGCACGCTCTCGGCTGCGACGAGACCCAGGGCTACCTGCACGCCCGCCCCATGAGCGCCGACGCCTGCCACGCCTGGCTGACGACTGCCGGGACGACCCGACCGGTCGAACTCGCCGCTGACGCCCGCTGA
- a CDS encoding superoxide dismutase, producing the protein MTDAPTTYTLPDLPYDYSALEPHISGAIMELHHDKHHATYVAGVNTALVELAEARSKDDLATVNLHEKNLAFNLGGHVNHSVFWPNLSPDGGDKPTGELAAAIDADFGSLDGFQKHFAATALGIQGSGWSILAWDSIGQKLINVQLYDQQGNIALGLVPIVVLDMWEHAFYLDYKNVKPDYVKAWWNVVNWADAQQRFDRARTQTNGLILP; encoded by the coding sequence ATGACCGACGCACCGACCACGTACACCCTTCCGGATCTGCCCTACGACTACTCCGCGCTCGAGCCCCACATCTCCGGGGCGATCATGGAGCTGCACCACGACAAGCACCACGCCACCTACGTGGCCGGGGTCAACACCGCCCTGGTGGAGCTGGCCGAGGCCCGCTCCAAGGACGACCTGGCGACGGTCAACCTGCACGAGAAGAACCTCGCGTTCAACCTCGGCGGTCACGTCAACCACTCGGTGTTCTGGCCCAACCTGTCCCCCGACGGCGGCGACAAGCCGACCGGTGAGCTGGCCGCCGCCATCGACGCCGACTTCGGCTCCCTCGACGGCTTCCAGAAGCACTTCGCCGCCACCGCCCTGGGCATCCAGGGTTCGGGCTGGTCGATCCTGGCCTGGGACTCCATCGGCCAGAAGCTCATCAACGTCCAGCTGTACGACCAGCAGGGCAACATCGCCCTGGGCCTGGTCCCGATCGTCGTGCTGGACATGTGGGAGCACGCGTTCTACCTGGACTACAAGAACGTCAAGCCCGACTACGTCAAGGCCTGGTGGAACGTCGTGAACTGGGCCGACGCCCAGCAGCGCTTCGACCGCGCCCGCACCCAGACGAACGGCCTCATCCTCCCCTGA
- a CDS encoding nucleoside deaminase: MTDSPDADRVHLARAVELASANVEEGGKPFGCVVVERASGEVLVEAVNRTVQDGDVTAHAEITALRELASRGRKLLDGCDVFVTASPCPMCLGALYYAAPDRVVYAATREQEGEHYEDGGRYFTLDSFYGEYAKAEADRRLPMGQGPHPDPQEPFRRHEARHRD; the protein is encoded by the coding sequence GTGACCGACAGCCCCGACGCCGACCGCGTCCACCTCGCCCGCGCCGTGGAACTGGCGTCGGCGAACGTCGAGGAGGGTGGGAAGCCCTTCGGGTGCGTCGTCGTCGAGCGCGCCTCCGGCGAGGTGCTCGTCGAGGCCGTGAACCGCACCGTGCAGGACGGCGACGTGACGGCGCACGCCGAGATCACCGCCCTGCGCGAACTGGCCTCCCGCGGGCGCAAGCTGCTCGACGGGTGCGACGTCTTCGTGACGGCGTCGCCGTGCCCGATGTGCCTGGGGGCCTTGTACTACGCCGCCCCCGACCGCGTCGTCTACGCCGCGACGCGCGAGCAGGAGGGCGAGCACTACGAGGACGGGGGCCGCTACTTCACCCTCGACAGCTTCTACGGCGAGTACGCCAAGGCCGAGGCCGACCGCCGCCTGCCGATGGGCCAGGGGCCGCACCCGGACCCGCAGGAACCGTTCCGCCGCCACGAAGCCCGGCACCGCGACTGA